A single genomic interval of Arthrobacter globiformis harbors:
- a CDS encoding DUF6421 family protein — protein MTVTVHTAPARISAEHPEWQRLKGAAIALRDLQVPDGSIPDQAAHTAAHGHVEALVSAIEALAPAFPHDALYLDLVCRDFGRWAEGGFGVPDFLDSLLAFQPQADRENGLQHLVVFPMYTQNGSSSRLVEAVLIDVVWPDFIAGLEQGDYSNRMFVPIRFIDFTPGYDTNSAVLFPETVGVRATPRFTWGAIFADREAARFRRVLRAAADITSLELPAGAAELLEDQELTEKTFVMWDLIHDRTHMRGDLPFDPFMIKQRMPFFLYSLEELRCDLTAFRESVTIEKDEAADPEARRHAKLLQYAVIFDRIFRFAITGSRVRNYDGLGGQLLFAWLHQHRVLHWTDSRLTIDWEHVAGVVMELGARIEELYWRSIDRPKTAHWLAAYELISGTVTPNPASVWAKGPGALPLDGPPRGLTDQVLDDEFPLSMFYEALEKKMRPVIESTAGITGSSDPAQTPDPALQETGPTAAAA, from the coding sequence ATGACCGTAACCGTACACACAGCACCAGCCCGAATCTCCGCGGAACACCCTGAATGGCAGCGCCTCAAGGGCGCGGCCATTGCCCTGCGGGACCTGCAGGTGCCAGACGGCTCCATCCCCGACCAGGCTGCCCACACGGCAGCGCACGGCCACGTCGAAGCCCTTGTCAGCGCCATCGAGGCGCTGGCACCGGCGTTTCCCCACGACGCCCTGTACCTGGACCTGGTGTGCCGCGACTTTGGGCGCTGGGCCGAGGGCGGGTTCGGCGTGCCGGATTTCCTGGACTCCCTGCTGGCGTTCCAGCCGCAGGCGGACCGCGAGAACGGCCTGCAGCACCTGGTGGTCTTCCCCATGTACACCCAGAACGGAAGCAGCAGCAGGCTCGTGGAGGCCGTCCTCATCGACGTCGTGTGGCCGGACTTCATTGCAGGCCTGGAACAGGGCGACTACTCGAACCGCATGTTCGTGCCCATCCGGTTCATTGACTTCACCCCCGGGTACGACACCAACTCCGCGGTGCTGTTCCCCGAGACGGTGGGGGTGCGCGCGACGCCCCGGTTCACCTGGGGCGCCATTTTCGCGGACCGGGAAGCGGCACGCTTCCGCCGCGTCCTCCGGGCCGCGGCCGACATCACTTCGCTGGAGCTGCCGGCGGGAGCCGCGGAACTCCTCGAGGACCAGGAACTCACCGAAAAGACCTTCGTCATGTGGGATCTGATCCATGACCGCACGCACATGCGCGGGGACCTGCCGTTTGATCCCTTCATGATCAAGCAGCGGATGCCGTTCTTCCTGTACTCCCTTGAGGAGCTGCGCTGCGACCTGACGGCCTTCCGGGAATCCGTGACGATCGAGAAGGACGAAGCAGCGGACCCGGAAGCCCGCCGGCATGCCAAACTCCTGCAGTACGCCGTCATTTTCGACCGCATCTTCCGGTTCGCCATCACCGGCAGCCGGGTGCGCAACTATGACGGGCTCGGCGGTCAGCTGCTCTTCGCGTGGCTGCACCAGCACCGCGTCCTTCACTGGACCGACAGCCGCCTGACCATCGACTGGGAACATGTCGCCGGCGTCGTCATGGAGCTGGGTGCCCGGATCGAAGAACTCTACTGGCGCTCCATCGACCGGCCCAAGACCGCCCACTGGCTGGCGGCCTATGAGCTGATCTCGGGCACCGTCACGCCGAACCCGGCATCAGTGTGGGCGAAGGGACCAGGCGCCCTCCCCCTCGACGGGCCGCCCCGGGGCCTCACGGATCAGGTCCTGGACGACGAGTTCCCGCTGTCCATGTTCTACGAGGCCCTGGAAAAGAAGATGCGCCCCGTCATCGAATCCACCGCAGGCATTACCGGCTCCTCGGACCCTGCGCAGACGCCGGACCCTGCGCTGCAGGAAACCGGCCCGACCGCGGCCGCCGCATGA
- the msrB gene encoding peptide-methionine (R)-S-oxide reductase MsrB → MSTPEKSDLTNTAGEASPAAGRSDDDWRRELTPEEYHVLRQAGTERPYTGEYWDTHTAGAYNCRACGTELFTSKEKFDSHCGWPSFWAPLAEERVRYIHDRTLGMERIEVRCANCDSHLGHVFEGEGYGTPTDQRYCINSISLKLVPAADDTRA, encoded by the coding sequence ATGAGCACTCCTGAGAAATCCGACCTGACCAACACCGCCGGCGAAGCATCACCTGCCGCCGGCCGGTCCGACGACGACTGGCGCCGCGAACTGACGCCGGAGGAATATCACGTGCTGCGCCAGGCCGGCACGGAACGCCCTTACACCGGCGAATACTGGGACACCCACACCGCCGGCGCCTACAACTGCCGCGCGTGCGGGACCGAGCTCTTCACCAGCAAGGAGAAGTTCGATTCGCACTGCGGCTGGCCGTCATTCTGGGCGCCCCTGGCCGAAGAGCGGGTGCGGTACATCCACGACCGGACCCTCGGCATGGAACGCATCGAGGTGCGGTGCGCCAACTGCGACTCGCACCTCGGGCACGTCTTCGAGGGCGAGGGGTACGGGACTCCAACGGACCAGCGTTACTGCATCAACTCCATCTCACTGAAGCTGGTTCCGGCCGCCGACGACACCCGGGCCTGA
- a CDS encoding alpha/beta hydrolase family protein yields MDSAQAALTPPSTTQGNGMSLKAKWTLGGIIAGGTAAALLGAGSSALALYFARRVLTPARVRAADQEVLAVIREGRDLQVILAATPETTHDGTYSIFFDAGAGHARIGRILSYSPAERTVLREVEAVYSGNLETAGRAWWGGATYQHPSDVGLAAEDVGIEVEGGTAPGWLIPGNAGAETWAIMVHGRGATRQECLRGARVAHELGLPNLLVSYRNDGLAPAAFDGRYGLGSTEWRDIDAAIAFALARGARDVVLFGWSMGGAICLQTADLSEHRHVIRAMVLDAPVIDWVNVLAHHAELNRIPSAVGRYGQLMMGHKVGRRLTGLAAPVDLKSMDWVSRAVELRTPTLIIHSVDDEYVPYQPSALLAEKNPEMVTFEPFEGARHAKEWNADPVRWEALVRAWLQQQLAPRRNPGQPEPVQPA; encoded by the coding sequence ATGGATTCCGCGCAGGCTGCTTTGACACCCCCGTCCACTACCCAGGGCAATGGGATGTCCCTGAAGGCGAAGTGGACCCTCGGGGGAATCATTGCCGGCGGCACGGCGGCTGCCCTGCTAGGTGCCGGATCGTCAGCCCTCGCGCTCTACTTTGCCCGCCGCGTCCTCACCCCAGCCCGCGTGCGGGCGGCGGACCAGGAAGTCCTGGCGGTCATCCGGGAGGGCAGGGATCTGCAGGTCATCCTCGCGGCCACGCCGGAGACAACACATGACGGAACGTACAGCATCTTCTTCGACGCCGGTGCCGGGCATGCCCGGATTGGCAGGATCCTGTCCTACTCCCCGGCCGAGCGCACCGTGCTGCGCGAGGTGGAGGCCGTCTACAGCGGCAACCTGGAAACCGCAGGGCGCGCCTGGTGGGGAGGCGCCACGTACCAGCATCCCTCGGACGTGGGCCTGGCGGCCGAAGACGTCGGCATTGAAGTTGAGGGCGGAACTGCCCCTGGCTGGCTTATCCCTGGTAATGCCGGCGCCGAAACCTGGGCCATCATGGTCCACGGGCGCGGGGCAACCCGGCAGGAGTGCCTCCGTGGAGCGCGGGTGGCCCACGAACTCGGACTGCCCAACCTCCTGGTTTCCTATCGGAACGACGGCCTGGCGCCGGCAGCATTCGACGGCAGGTACGGGCTGGGTTCCACGGAGTGGCGGGACATCGACGCCGCCATCGCCTTTGCCCTTGCCCGCGGTGCCCGGGACGTCGTGCTTTTCGGCTGGTCCATGGGAGGGGCCATCTGCCTGCAGACGGCGGACCTCTCGGAGCACCGGCATGTCATCCGGGCCATGGTCCTGGATGCGCCGGTCATCGACTGGGTCAACGTGCTGGCCCACCACGCGGAACTTAACCGGATCCCGTCGGCCGTTGGCCGTTACGGCCAACTGATGATGGGGCACAAGGTGGGCCGCAGGCTCACCGGGCTCGCTGCGCCCGTGGACCTGAAATCTATGGATTGGGTGTCGCGGGCCGTTGAACTCAGGACGCCGACGCTCATCATCCACAGCGTGGACGACGAATACGTTCCCTACCAGCCTTCGGCCCTGCTCGCCGAAAAGAACCCGGAAATGGTCACGTTCGAGCCGTTCGAGGGAGCGCGCCATGCCAAGGAGTGGAATGCGGATCCGGTCCGATGGGAAGCGCTGGTCCGGGCGTGGCTGCAGCAGCAGTTGGCGCCGCGCCGCAATCCCGGCCAGCCGGAACCGGTTCAGCCTGCCTGA
- a CDS encoding sulfurtransferase, with protein sequence MSYPVEQNEKFAAYAHPERLVSTEWLAAAIDDGALNDGKLVVVESDEDVLLYETGHIPGAVKIDWHTDLNDEVTRDYVQGKEFAALAAAKGISRDTTVVIYGDKSNWWAAYALWVFSLFGHEDVRLLDGGRDKWIAEGRALTTDIPSPAVADYPVVERNDTPIRAFKEDVLAHLGKPLIDVRSPEEYTGQRTHMPAYPEEGALRGGHIPTAASIPWARAAAEDGTYRSRAELEALYLGEAGLAEGDDVVAYCRIGERSSHTWFALKFLLGFETVRNYDGSWTEWGNAVRVPIAKGAERGSVPAVATR encoded by the coding sequence ATGTCCTACCCCGTTGAACAGAACGAGAAGTTCGCCGCCTACGCGCACCCTGAGCGGCTTGTTTCCACCGAGTGGCTGGCTGCGGCCATCGACGACGGCGCCCTTAACGACGGCAAACTCGTCGTGGTGGAGTCCGATGAAGACGTCCTGCTCTACGAAACCGGCCACATTCCCGGCGCGGTCAAGATCGACTGGCACACCGACCTGAACGACGAAGTGACCCGCGACTACGTTCAGGGCAAGGAGTTTGCCGCCCTGGCCGCCGCGAAGGGCATTTCACGCGACACAACGGTGGTCATCTACGGCGACAAGTCCAACTGGTGGGCCGCCTACGCCCTCTGGGTCTTCAGCCTGTTCGGCCACGAGGACGTCCGGCTGCTCGACGGCGGCCGCGACAAGTGGATCGCCGAAGGCCGTGCGCTGACCACCGACATTCCCTCGCCGGCCGTGGCGGACTACCCCGTGGTGGAGCGCAACGACACCCCCATCCGCGCCTTCAAGGAAGACGTCCTGGCCCACCTGGGCAAGCCGCTGATCGACGTCCGCTCCCCCGAGGAGTACACCGGCCAGCGTACCCACATGCCCGCCTACCCCGAGGAAGGTGCGCTGCGCGGAGGCCACATTCCCACCGCGGCCTCAATCCCGTGGGCGCGGGCAGCAGCAGAGGACGGCACCTACCGCAGCCGCGCCGAGCTTGAGGCGTTGTACCTGGGCGAAGCCGGTCTGGCCGAGGGCGACGACGTCGTGGCCTACTGCCGCATTGGCGAACGTTCCAGCCACACCTGGTTCGCGCTGAAGTTCCTCCTGGGCTTCGAAACGGTCCGCAACTACGACGGCTCCTGGACGGAATGGGGCAACGCAGTGCGCGTGCCGATCGCCAAGGGCGCGGAACGCGGCTCGGTACCGGCAGTTGCCACAAGGTAA
- a CDS encoding SDR family oxidoreductase produces MSVTSMGDGRPLRVLVTGGSSPSGIAAARALLQAGFAVFTVGSDKARIEEAAETAGGPTPLVCDLADLAAVRELQQELARTAGKIDGVIHLVGGWRGAQGITSQTDEAWDFLERSAVTTLRNVTRVFYDDLAASPCGRFAMVSSTAVGSPAAGVASYVAAKAAAEAWTMAVAEGFRQDAQGPEDPTRGGQHSAAVVFVVKALVDASMRSSQPERKFPGYTDVEQLAAAAVGLFSQPAAELNGQRLLLAPVPAGAAST; encoded by the coding sequence ATGAGCGTCACCAGCATGGGCGACGGCAGGCCGCTGCGCGTGCTGGTCACGGGCGGCAGCTCACCTTCGGGGATCGCGGCCGCCCGTGCACTGCTGCAGGCCGGCTTTGCCGTCTTCACGGTGGGTTCGGACAAGGCACGCATAGAGGAGGCCGCGGAAACCGCGGGCGGCCCCACGCCGCTCGTGTGCGACCTCGCCGACCTCGCCGCAGTGCGGGAGCTGCAGCAAGAGCTCGCCCGCACCGCCGGAAAGATCGACGGCGTCATCCATCTCGTGGGTGGCTGGCGCGGCGCGCAGGGCATCACCAGCCAGACCGATGAGGCCTGGGATTTCCTGGAACGCAGCGCCGTCACGACGCTCCGGAACGTCACCCGGGTCTTCTACGACGACCTCGCCGCCTCGCCCTGCGGGCGTTTTGCCATGGTGTCCTCGACGGCGGTGGGCAGTCCCGCCGCCGGCGTCGCCAGCTATGTGGCGGCCAAGGCCGCCGCTGAGGCGTGGACCATGGCGGTGGCCGAGGGCTTCCGCCAGGACGCCCAAGGGCCCGAAGACCCGACCCGTGGCGGCCAGCACAGTGCCGCCGTCGTTTTCGTGGTGAAAGCGCTGGTGGACGCGAGCATGCGCAGCAGTCAGCCCGAACGGAAGTTTCCCGGCTACACGGACGTCGAGCAGCTGGCCGCGGCCGCCGTCGGACTCTTTAGCCAGCCCGCCGCGGAGCTGAACGGGCAGCGGCTGCTGCTGGCCCCGGTGCCCGCCGGCGCTGCAAGTACGTAG
- a CDS encoding antitoxin — protein MGLLDDLKGKAQGLIRGNEQAIKDGITKAGDFVDSKTGGKYTSKVDKVQTGASTLVDKANERPTQGPADNVPPAEKAP, from the coding sequence GTGGGTTTACTTGACGATCTGAAGGGCAAAGCTCAGGGTCTGATCCGCGGCAACGAGCAGGCCATCAAGGACGGCATCACCAAAGCAGGTGATTTTGTCGACTCCAAGACGGGCGGCAAATACACCAGCAAGGTGGATAAGGTCCAGACTGGCGCTTCCACTCTCGTTGACAAAGCCAATGAGAGGCCAACCCAGGGACCGGCGGACAACGTGCCGCCGGCTGAGAAGGCTCCGTAG
- the def gene encoding peptide deformylase encodes MAILNIRIIGDPVLRTVADPVTDFGPELARLVADMTETMEDVEGAGLAAPQIGVSLRVFTYRIGGVEGHVINPVLENSEDYQADEVEGCLSIPGLGFPVRRYRSTRVTGVDINGNPVSVEAEGMLARCFQHETDHLDGILFTDRLEGEDRKAALRSIRNANYDSITEQTTAKRAKTVGSSFGGGSFGAATSGTGSFGAAG; translated from the coding sequence ATGGCAATTCTGAATATCCGTATCATCGGCGATCCCGTGCTTCGCACGGTTGCCGACCCTGTCACGGATTTCGGGCCGGAGCTGGCCAGGCTCGTTGCCGACATGACCGAAACGATGGAGGACGTGGAGGGTGCAGGCCTTGCCGCGCCACAGATCGGAGTCAGCCTCAGGGTCTTCACCTACCGGATCGGCGGCGTTGAAGGCCACGTCATCAACCCGGTGCTGGAAAACAGCGAGGATTATCAGGCGGACGAGGTAGAGGGGTGCCTCTCCATCCCCGGCCTGGGCTTCCCGGTCCGCCGCTACCGCAGCACCCGCGTGACCGGCGTCGACATCAACGGCAACCCCGTCTCGGTGGAGGCGGAGGGCATGCTTGCCCGCTGCTTCCAGCACGAAACCGACCACCTGGACGGCATCCTCTTCACTGACCGGCTCGAAGGTGAGGACCGCAAGGCCGCCCTGCGTTCCATCCGCAACGCCAACTACGACTCCATCACCGAACAGACCACTGCCAAGCGCGCCAAGACCGTCGGCTCCAGTTTCGGCGGCGGCAGCTTCGGCGCGGCAACGTCCGGAACCGGCAGCTTCGGCGCTGCCGGATGA
- the zapE gene encoding cell division protein ZapE: MVQIEKLATRTPAVSVDELLKGFYPSPRFGQVSFASYRPDPKQPSQAAAVHALQAFAGGIGAGDGGGLFKKLFGKKDATTRAGIYLDGGFGVGKTHLLASLWHAAPGPKAFGTFVEYTNLVGALSFRKTVDALSSYKLVCIDEFELDDPGDTVLMSRLMRELADAGVKLAATSNTLPGSLGDGRFAAVDFQREIQVLADQFDVIRVDGEDFRHRGLPAAPAPLRNSELHTHMKAEFDGKTVAEDDFGTLISHLAGVHPSRYRKLLDGVDGVVWRDVETITEQAVALRFVVLADRLYDKDVPILASGVPFDKLFTEEMMNGGYMKKYFRAVSRLTALAREGQNHEPS; this comes from the coding sequence TTGGTACAGATCGAAAAGCTCGCCACCCGGACGCCGGCGGTGTCGGTGGATGAGCTCCTCAAAGGTTTTTACCCATCGCCCAGGTTCGGGCAGGTGTCCTTCGCAAGCTACCGGCCCGACCCGAAGCAGCCAAGCCAGGCGGCGGCGGTGCACGCACTGCAGGCTTTCGCCGGCGGAATCGGCGCGGGAGACGGCGGGGGATTGTTCAAAAAGCTCTTTGGCAAGAAGGACGCCACCACCCGCGCCGGCATTTACCTCGACGGCGGATTCGGCGTGGGGAAAACCCACCTGCTGGCATCGCTCTGGCACGCTGCCCCTGGCCCCAAGGCCTTTGGCACCTTTGTGGAATACACCAACCTTGTGGGTGCCCTGTCCTTCCGGAAGACCGTCGACGCACTGAGCTCCTACAAGCTTGTCTGCATTGACGAGTTTGAACTTGACGATCCGGGCGACACGGTCCTGATGTCCCGCCTCATGCGGGAACTGGCCGACGCCGGCGTGAAGCTCGCGGCCACGTCCAACACCCTGCCCGGCTCGCTGGGCGACGGCCGCTTTGCCGCCGTGGATTTCCAGCGTGAGATCCAGGTCCTGGCGGACCAGTTTGACGTCATCAGGGTTGACGGCGAGGACTTCCGCCACCGCGGCCTCCCAGCTGCGCCGGCACCGCTGCGAAACAGCGAACTCCACACCCACATGAAGGCGGAGTTCGACGGCAAGACGGTTGCCGAGGATGACTTCGGCACCCTCATCTCGCACCTCGCGGGTGTCCATCCGAGCCGCTACCGCAAGCTGCTTGACGGTGTGGACGGCGTTGTCTGGCGGGACGTGGAAACCATCACCGAGCAGGCGGTGGCGCTGAGGTTTGTGGTGCTGGCCGACCGCCTTTACGACAAGGACGTTCCGATCCTTGCCAGCGGCGTGCCGTTCGACAAGCTGTTCACCGAGGAAATGATGAACGGTGGCTACATGAAGAAGTACTTCAGGGCGGTCTCCCGGCTTACAGCGCTGGCCCGCGAAGGCCAGAACCACGAGCCCTCGTAG
- a CDS encoding cytochrome — protein sequence MTAPLLAHATEYGRMYARSTTEQFTVPSITTVIGQQPHGLDGWFGYMGASSLAKDPSLPEILGSPARVRQAVNRAAKAAETYRDEAAQRGDRVHYYCEQVALRALGRPHQMKEAREALASNGEEGFAARFDEWWELFRVEPIAPEITVWNKTVGYAGTLDLVARINGRTCLIDYKTKGTTRDGQVKPLDDKVVMQLVAGMKAEESLVDPVAGEWEPWQHGDTPVLLAVAIGETEVRPVRANPEVLKHHWWKFCALRRVWEMSADTVSAGPALLPLAPPVFS from the coding sequence ATGACCGCTCCACTCCTCGCCCACGCCACGGAATATGGCCGCATGTACGCCCGCTCCACCACGGAGCAGTTCACGGTTCCCTCCATTACCACCGTCATCGGGCAGCAGCCCCACGGACTGGACGGCTGGTTTGGCTACATGGGTGCCAGCAGCCTCGCCAAGGATCCCTCGCTGCCGGAGATCCTGGGCAGCCCCGCAAGGGTGCGGCAGGCGGTTAACCGTGCGGCCAAGGCGGCCGAAACCTATCGGGACGAGGCCGCGCAGCGCGGGGACCGGGTGCACTACTACTGCGAGCAGGTGGCGCTGCGCGCCCTCGGCAGGCCGCACCAGATGAAGGAAGCCCGTGAAGCGCTGGCCTCCAACGGCGAGGAGGGCTTTGCCGCCCGCTTCGATGAGTGGTGGGAGTTGTTCCGGGTGGAGCCGATCGCGCCGGAGATCACCGTGTGGAACAAGACGGTTGGATATGCAGGAACTCTGGACCTCGTCGCGAGGATCAACGGACGGACCTGCCTCATCGACTACAAAACCAAGGGCACAACGCGTGACGGGCAGGTCAAGCCCTTGGACGACAAAGTGGTCATGCAGCTTGTTGCCGGCATGAAGGCGGAGGAAAGCCTGGTGGATCCCGTGGCAGGGGAGTGGGAACCGTGGCAGCACGGCGATACCCCGGTCCTGCTCGCCGTCGCCATCGGTGAAACCGAGGTGCGCCCCGTCCGCGCAAATCCGGAAGTCCTGAAGCACCACTGGTGGAAGTTCTGTGCTCTGCGGCGGGTGTGGGAAATGTCCGCGGACACTGTCAGCGCCGGACCCGCACTGCTGCCGCTGGCACCGCCGGTGTTCTCCTGA
- the ybaK gene encoding Cys-tRNA(Pro) deacylase — protein MARKNTSQGTPATAVLAAAGVSFNLHPYSHDPAAASYGMEAAEVLGIDPARVFKTLMVEVDGKLAVGVVPVSGSLDLKAIAAALGSKKAAMADPAAAERRTGYVLGGISPLGQRQPSPTVIDETALTLDTILVSGGRRGLDIELDPRDLVRLAKAVTAAIGTGSQAG, from the coding sequence ATGGCGCGCAAGAACACGTCGCAGGGAACGCCTGCCACAGCCGTACTGGCTGCGGCAGGCGTTTCCTTTAACCTGCACCCGTACAGCCACGATCCGGCCGCGGCCAGTTACGGCATGGAGGCAGCCGAGGTCCTGGGGATCGATCCGGCAAGGGTCTTCAAGACGCTCATGGTGGAGGTCGACGGCAAACTGGCGGTCGGCGTCGTTCCTGTCAGCGGAAGCCTGGACCTCAAAGCGATAGCTGCGGCGCTGGGCAGCAAGAAGGCCGCCATGGCGGACCCCGCCGCGGCTGAACGGCGCACCGGCTACGTCCTGGGCGGCATTTCGCCCCTGGGACAGCGGCAGCCCTCCCCCACGGTCATCGACGAAACCGCCCTCACCCTGGACACGATCCTGGTGTCCGGCGGCCGGCGCGGCCTGGACATCGAACTGGATCCCCGCGACCTCGTGCGGCTCGCCAAGGCCGTCACGGCCGCGATCGGAACAGGCTCTCAGGCAGGCTGA
- a CDS encoding SufE family protein, with product MSTQALPTALAEIVDDFQAVSEPERLQLLLEFSRGLPDLPERLNDHPELLEQVVECQSPLFLTIETEKNDGASPAFRLFFKAPPEAPTTRGFAGVLHEGLDGLTAEEILAVPDDMPELLGLTRAITPLRMRGMTAMLGRIKRKVAAAARLHA from the coding sequence ATGAGTACTCAAGCACTTCCCACCGCCCTGGCGGAGATTGTCGACGACTTCCAGGCAGTGAGCGAGCCCGAGCGGCTGCAGCTGCTGCTGGAGTTTTCCCGTGGCCTTCCGGACCTGCCGGAGCGCCTGAATGACCACCCGGAGCTGCTGGAGCAGGTGGTGGAATGCCAGTCACCTCTTTTCCTCACCATTGAGACGGAAAAGAACGACGGCGCGTCCCCGGCCTTCCGGCTGTTCTTCAAGGCCCCGCCGGAGGCACCCACCACCCGTGGTTTCGCCGGAGTGCTCCACGAAGGACTGGACGGCCTTACCGCCGAGGAGATCCTGGCTGTTCCCGACGACATGCCGGAACTGCTCGGCCTGACCCGCGCCATTACGCCGCTGCGTATGCGCGGCATGACCGCGATGCTCGGGCGCATTAAGCGCAAGGTGGCCGCCGCGGCCCGGCTCCACGCCTAG